From Nitratidesulfovibrio vulgaris str. Hildenborough, a single genomic window includes:
- a CDS encoding phage tail tube protein encodes MAGNARAGRIYLKVDGVLQEAKGEFSYNLGTDKREAIVGADAVHGYKSSVQVAFVEGAITDSITLDLKKLTSLDGVTVTLELHNGKTIVLRDAWYAGEGTVKTGEAEIAVRFEGKQAEEVR; translated from the coding sequence ATGGCAGGCAATGCCCGCGCCGGACGCATCTACCTCAAGGTCGACGGCGTCCTTCAGGAGGCCAAAGGCGAGTTCTCGTACAACCTCGGCACCGACAAGCGAGAGGCCATCGTCGGGGCCGATGCGGTGCATGGCTACAAGTCGTCCGTGCAGGTGGCCTTCGTCGAGGGGGCCATCACCGACAGCATCACGCTCGACCTCAAGAAGCTCACGTCGCTCGACGGCGTCACCGTCACGCTCGAGTTGCACAACGGCAAGACCATCGTGCTGCGCGATGCGTGGTACGCGGGCGAGGGCACGGTGAAGACCGGCGAGGCGGAGATAGCCGTGCGCTTCGAAGGCAAGCAGGCCGAGGAGGTGCGCTGA
- a CDS encoding phage tail sheath subtilisin-like domain-containing protein has protein sequence MTIGFNEVPNAMRVPFVYVEIDDSNAVSGPALMPYRTLVCGQKLAAGAQAPLVPVRVTSAQQAVALFGAGSMLAQSCATYLAADPTTEMYAIAVEDAPAGQVATGKVALTGAATEGGTLALYIGGRRILCGVTSGQQAAAVATALAAAINTVPDCPCSASATAGDVTLTSRHKGLAGNGIDVRLNYNGESTPAGLMVAITALAGGTASPDVAPLIAALGDAHWNVLVWPWTDAASLTAIERELMDRWGALRMIEGVAISAATGTHAELGTLGDGRNSQHLTVMHCHGVPTPAWEVAASTAAVAAYYGNIDPARPFQTLELKGVLPPAQKDRFTQRENNLLLFDGISTFYVDAGGAVRVQRLITTYKTSPNGAEDPSYLDLNTVLTLGYLRYDFRNYILRKYPRHKLADDNARFGAGQPVITPKVGKAEAIARARMWEEMGLVENVDVFAQQVICERNQRDRNRLDWMLPPDLVNQFCVGGVKLSFIL, from the coding sequence CATGCCCTACCGCACACTGGTCTGCGGGCAGAAGCTGGCTGCGGGCGCGCAGGCCCCGCTGGTGCCGGTGCGCGTGACCTCGGCACAGCAGGCCGTGGCACTGTTCGGTGCCGGTTCCATGCTGGCGCAGTCCTGCGCCACCTATCTGGCAGCCGACCCCACCACCGAGATGTACGCCATCGCCGTGGAGGATGCCCCCGCCGGGCAGGTTGCCACCGGCAAGGTGGCCCTCACCGGGGCCGCCACTGAAGGTGGAACGCTGGCCCTGTACATCGGGGGGCGTCGCATCCTCTGCGGTGTCACCTCGGGCCAGCAGGCCGCTGCCGTGGCCACGGCCCTTGCCGCCGCCATCAACACCGTGCCCGACTGCCCGTGCAGTGCCAGCGCCACGGCGGGTGATGTGACCCTGACCTCTCGCCACAAGGGGCTTGCAGGCAACGGCATCGACGTGCGCCTGAACTACAATGGCGAATCCACGCCCGCCGGACTCATGGTGGCCATCACCGCCCTTGCAGGCGGTACGGCCAGCCCCGATGTCGCGCCGCTCATCGCCGCCCTTGGTGATGCCCACTGGAACGTGCTGGTCTGGCCGTGGACCGATGCCGCAAGCCTGACCGCCATCGAAAGGGAACTGATGGACCGCTGGGGCGCGCTGCGCATGATCGAGGGCGTGGCCATCTCTGCCGCCACCGGGACCCATGCAGAACTCGGCACCCTCGGTGACGGGCGCAACAGCCAGCACCTCACCGTCATGCACTGCCACGGCGTGCCCACCCCCGCGTGGGAGGTGGCCGCCTCGACCGCTGCCGTGGCTGCCTACTACGGCAACATCGACCCCGCGCGCCCCTTCCAGACGCTGGAACTCAAGGGCGTGCTCCCGCCGGCGCAGAAGGACAGGTTCACGCAGCGCGAGAACAACCTGCTGCTGTTCGACGGCATCTCCACCTTCTACGTGGATGCCGGGGGCGCGGTGCGGGTGCAGCGCCTCATCACCACCTACAAGACCAGCCCCAACGGGGCGGAAGACCCCAGCTACCTCGACCTCAACACCGTGCTCACGCTGGGCTACCTGCGGTACGACTTCCGCAACTACATCCTGCGCAAGTACCCGCGCCACAAGCTGGCGGATGACAACGCCCGCTTCGGGGCAGGGCAGCCCGTGATCACGCCCAAGGTCGGCAAGGCCGAGGCCATCGCCCGTGCCCGGATGTGGGAGGAGATGGGCCTTGTGGAGAACGTGGACGTCTTCGCCCAGCAGGTCATCTGCGAGCGCAACCAGCGTGACCGCAACCGGCTGGACTGGATGCTGCCGCCCGATCTGGTCAACCAGTTCTGCGTTGGTGGCGTGAAGCTCTCCTTCATTTTGTAA
- a CDS encoding phage tail assembly protein, which yields MERRMTLKTPLQNGSETITELVFQGPLKGRHMKGLPLALCYDHLLTIGGRMCGQPPSVMEELSGDDLATVLGVVTDFLPTGPRTGQ from the coding sequence ATGGAACGTCGCATGACCCTCAAGACCCCTCTGCAGAACGGCAGCGAGACCATCACCGAACTGGTGTTCCAAGGCCCGCTCAAGGGCAGGCACATGAAGGGGCTGCCCCTCGCGCTGTGCTACGACCACCTGCTCACCATCGGTGGCAGGATGTGCGGCCAGCCGCCCAGCGTCATGGAAGAGTTGAGCGGCGATGACCTCGCCACCGTGCTCGGTGTCGTCACCGATTTTTTGCCAACTGGCCCGAGGACTGGACAGTAG
- a CDS encoding tape measure protein, translating to MSTRETALTFVIGAVDRFSAPFRSLNDRMERLQQKVSGVTHAFGNLEAERSRFSRLTGMERFGRFGNEMHGRVQQLAGSFAALAATGSAAALGLGYAFKTQFVDTASQFERFETILTTLNQGDTGKAKKEMGWISDFAAKTPYELAEVTDSFVKLRSYGLDPTKGLLRTLGDTASSMGKPLEQAVEAIADAVTGENERLKEFGIVARKTGEKIVYSYTDASGKQASLMAKANDRAAIQATLTKIWAEKYGGGMEAQSKTFGGMVSNLSDSWSRFTNMVMSNGVFDWMKGKLEGVLAKIDEMAGDGSLQAWAKDIGEKLTRFFDAAWNALPKVWEGIQRFGDKLAWVADLVGGWDNLGMVLAAAFSGLLGPLVGLVGVFAQLGLVMMATPFGWVVGGIGLLVAGITALWLKWDKIVAWVRDSIPEWMQRGVFAESGDPAGTPEDDAPEPRPLSSLFGGGEDEATPRPKLGAASVAQHRQEMRSTHTERSESNVRLEVVAPAGTRMSQSGAPVDIDTVYTGESARN from the coding sequence GTGAGCACCCGCGAAACAGCCCTTACCTTCGTCATCGGAGCCGTCGACAGATTCTCGGCCCCGTTCCGCAGTCTGAACGACCGTATGGAACGGCTGCAGCAGAAGGTGTCGGGGGTCACGCATGCGTTCGGCAACCTCGAGGCGGAACGCTCACGGTTCAGCCGGCTGACCGGCATGGAGCGGTTCGGCAGGTTCGGTAACGAGATGCATGGCCGGGTGCAGCAACTCGCCGGTTCGTTCGCGGCGCTGGCTGCGACGGGCAGTGCCGCTGCACTCGGCCTTGGCTACGCCTTCAAGACGCAGTTCGTGGACACGGCCAGCCAGTTCGAACGGTTCGAGACCATCCTCACCACGCTCAATCAGGGCGACACGGGCAAGGCCAAGAAGGAGATGGGCTGGATATCCGACTTCGCCGCCAAGACCCCCTACGAACTGGCCGAGGTCACGGACTCGTTCGTCAAACTCCGCAGCTACGGTCTCGACCCCACCAAGGGCCTGCTGCGTACCTTGGGGGACACGGCGTCATCCATGGGCAAGCCGCTCGAACAGGCGGTGGAGGCCATCGCCGACGCCGTGACGGGCGAGAACGAACGGCTCAAGGAGTTCGGCATCGTCGCCAGAAAGACGGGTGAGAAGATCGTCTACAGCTACACCGACGCCTCGGGCAAACAGGCTTCGCTCATGGCCAAGGCCAATGACCGGGCCGCCATTCAGGCGACGCTCACCAAGATATGGGCCGAGAAGTACGGCGGCGGCATGGAGGCGCAATCGAAGACCTTCGGCGGCATGGTGTCGAACCTCTCAGACTCGTGGAGCAGGTTCACCAACATGGTCATGTCCAACGGCGTGTTCGACTGGATGAAGGGCAAGCTCGAGGGCGTGCTGGCCAAGATCGACGAGATGGCCGGCGACGGCAGCTTGCAGGCATGGGCCAAGGACATCGGCGAGAAGCTGACCCGTTTCTTCGATGCGGCATGGAACGCGCTGCCCAAGGTGTGGGAGGGCATCCAGCGGTTCGGCGACAAGCTGGCGTGGGTGGCCGACCTCGTGGGCGGCTGGGACAACCTCGGCATGGTGCTGGCCGCCGCCTTCAGCGGACTGCTTGGCCCGCTGGTGGGCCTTGTGGGGGTGTTCGCGCAACTCGGGCTGGTGATGATGGCGACGCCCTTCGGCTGGGTGGTTGGTGGCATCGGGCTTCTGGTGGCTGGCATCACGGCCCTGTGGCTCAAGTGGGACAAGATCGTGGCGTGGGTGCGCGACAGCATCCCGGAGTGGATGCAGCGGGGCGTCTTCGCAGAGAGCGGCGACCCGGCTGGAACCCCGGAGGATGACGCTCCGGAGCCTCGCCCCCTCTCGTCCCTCTTCGGTGGTGGCGAGGACGAGGCGACGCCACGGCCCAAGCTCGGCGCGGCCTCCGTGGCGCAGCACCGGCAGGAGATGCGCAGCACCCACACCGAACGCTCGGAGTCGAACGTCAGGCTCGAGGTGGTCGCGCCGGCGGGCACCCGCATGAGCCAGAGCGGGGCACCTGTGGATATCGACACCGTCTACACTGGCGAGTCTGCCCGTAACTAG